The Carassius carassius chromosome 5, fCarCar2.1, whole genome shotgun sequence DNA window GGCCATTTTCTCTTATTAGTGCTTTCACTTGGTCAGACCATCTCAGTGTTATTAAATGTTTATGGGTACAATTCTTCTATAGAAAATACCACTTTAATGGACCATATCAGTGAAAATTTATAGTACTGGATAAATACCCCAATGCTGTTGTTATTTTAGATGGGGATTTCAATATGGGTTTAAACAGTGATTTAGATAGGTTTTCCCCTAGAGCTGCTTCTATAAGTCCTATTATGTATAATTTCATGTTGCATTTTTGTGTTGTTGATATATGGAGAGAAATGTAAAAGAAATTTAAATGTATCCACAGCAGAGACTCTATACGTGGAGCAGCAAGGACCACTCTAAGCAGTCCCGAATAGATTACTGGCTCATTTCTCAAAGCCTAAGAAATAGTTGTAAATCAGTCAGCATTCATGCTACACTTCTTACAGATCAACAGTGCAGTCTCACTTAGGCTTTGTCTTTCTGCATCCCTTGATCTCAGATCGATTGGAAATTGAGCAGTACTGGAGAAGAGCTTTAGTGTTAGATTCATGCTGTTGCCAGTGGGAGCTGTTAAAGTTTGAAATTAGTAAATACTTTAGAAAATTCTGTAGTAATTTAGCTAAACTTAAGAGAGCAGAAGAAAATAAGGTGGTGTCTAAAATTGCAATACTTTCTTTTAAACCCCCAGAGTTGTTTTCTGAATCTGGTAAGCTTGAGTATGCTGACCTGCAGTCTAAATTAGATGAGATGTACACTTATAGGGCACAGGGTGCTTATATTAGATCTAGACAAAAATGGCTGGAGGAGGGAGAATGTGACACAGCATATTTTTTGGGATTAGAAATGAATCGCGTAAGTACTTCACTAATTGAAACTCTCAATATTGAGGGGACAGTCACTAATAATCCTCAGTCAATTGCACATTTCTGTGCTAAATTTTACAGTaatctgtatataaaaaaaaacattttcggaAGAGGCAGCCCATACTTTTCTGGAGTCTGTTAAAGATTGTAAGACTATCTCAGGCGATGACAGAAATCTCTGTGATAGTGAAATTACTTTATCTGAAGTTAGTAACTCAATTCTAGAACTTAAAAACAATAAACCTGGCTTACTTAAAATTGTCTCATTTTTTACTTAAGGTTTTTGAAGAAAGCATACAGATTGAGGCTCTCCCCCTGACTCTCACTCAAGGCTTTATTACTTTAATTCCGAAGCCTAAAAATGATTTACTCTAAATTGACAATTGACCCATTTCTCTGCTTAACAGTGATTATACAATTTTAGCTATTATGTTTGCTAAAAGAATAAAATCTGTATTGGGATCTGTTATAGATGAGACCCAATCTGTTTTTTTGAACAAAAGACACATTGTTAACAATATAAGGTTGATTTTCGATTTATTAGATTATTCAGACTTTATTCAGAAGGACGGCTTCATTCTTTTCTTAGATTTCTATAAGGCTTTCGATTCTTTAGAGCaccaatttattattaattcattagataaatttggttttggggacatgttttGCCGAGTAATTAAaaccctttacaataatgaaGTGCTTCGATTAAATTACTTCACCGAGGTTTAGTTTATCCAGAAGAGTGAGACAAGGTTGTCCCCTTTCTCcctatttatttcttctttggGTACTCAGGGTATCCGTGTAGCAGatcaagaaatatttataagtCAATTAGCAGATGACAGTGTCTGTGTCAGTGTCAGTGTCATCATGACACCACTCATTACATGACTAAATACTTTTTAGTAAAATAACTTTTCATGACTAAATATGTTTTGCAGGCTATGCTCTGGACAAATATATatctaatgtaattttttatgttctctctccacacacacaaagcaaACGTTTTTGAATATGGGAGCATGACATGTTTTAGTATACCGTGTAAATAACTTATGTATCAAAGTACCATATTATTACCATCATTGTACCATGGTGCCCTCAAATAACTGTTTGTTAGGGGTGAAAAAAATTGGCTAATATTCCTGTTCAACTTCATTTTTCAGGATCACAATAGTTAAAGACACCAAGGTGCCAAATGCATGTCTGTTTACACTGAATAAAGAGGATCACACACTGGGGAACATCATCCGGTCGTAAGTGCACACGCATCTGATGGCCAAACATATCCTGAGTCATTGTGggaagctgtggcctaatggttagagattcattCTCATAATCCAAagattgtgagttcgagtctctggCCGGCAGGAATTCTAGGTGGCTGTATGGTTATGtcactttttactttcacttttgtgaTCACGGTGATGCTCTGTTGGTTTGTATATTCAACCTTTGACACTTTTGTGTAAGGCAACTGCTGAAGGACCCTCAGGTGCTGTTTTCTGGATATAAGGTTCCTCATCCTCTGGAGCACAAGATAGTGATCCGTGTTCAGACGACACCAGACTACAGTCCCCAGGAAGCCTTCACTAATGCCATCACTGATCTGATCAGTGAACTGTCCCTTCTGGAGGAGCGATTCAGGGTATGTGACATGTACATAGCATTCAGTTTCAGTTAGcacaaaacattatataatattacaatatgtaatatagcctattttaactatatatatatatatatatagttaataagGAAGcactaatataagtaataaatatggtaatatattattctaatatgattatttcttttactGGCATATATAATAAGTTCTctataaattatgtattaagaggtatgtataaattataaaacactatgacaaggtaatatTTAACTTagggttatttatatattttatttattacatgttaTATCTCACACATGGAGTggcattttctataatgtctaaattctaaatcaaaatacatatctgatatgacttaatgtataattagcataaaacaaacaatataattcacttttaaaatgataaaaaaatgtacttaattaaaatgaatttaaaaacagttagaaaatgattttacatttaaaaaaactgaaaattaaatagtgcaatcagtttggacattgcacagtgctcattcaataaatgcactgcTAAAcggatgagttttaagtctagatttaaatgtgactagtgttttagcacatctgatctcttctggaagctgattccaactgcgggcggcataataactaaaggcggactccccttgttttgtgtgaacccttggtatttctaactgactcgatcctagtgatctgagtggtctgttaggtttatattcagtgagcatatctgcaatatttttcggtcctaggtcatttagtgacttatatacgagtaaaagtactttaaaatcaatcctaaatgtaa harbors:
- the LOC132140192 gene encoding DNA-directed RNA polymerase II subunit RPB11-a-like; its protein translation is MQSSRVICDALWKAAQFLKDNNLRFAEDLTSLDRERLKSLWPRTSFFRITIVKDTKVPNACLFTLNKEDHTLGNIIRSQLLKDPQVLFSGYKVPHPLEHKIVIRVQTTPDYSPQEAFTNAITDLISELSLLEERFRVAIKDKQEGIE